Below is a window of Bordetella genomosp. 9 DNA.
GTTCTCGCCCGCGCGCGCCAATTCGCCCGTCAGCAGCCTGTCGGGCGGCGAACGCGCGCGCCTGCTGCTGGCCCGGCTGTTCGCCCGGCCCGCCAATGTGCTGGTGCTGGACGAACCCACCAATGACCTGGATATCGAAACGCTGGAGCTGCTGGAATCGCTGCTGCAGGAATATACGGGCACCGTGCTGCTGGTCAGCCACGACCGCGAGTTTCTCAACAACGTCGTGACGCAGACCATCGCCAACGACGGCGCGGGCCTGTGGAAAGACTACGTAGGCGGTTATGACGACTGGCTCGCCCAGCGCCCGGCGCCCGCGCCCGCCGTCGCCGATGCGACGGGCGGCGCGGCGTCCGCGGCGGGCCAGGCCGACAAGCCGGAGGCCGATGACAAGGCCGGCGGCCAGGGCAAGTCCAAGGCCGCGCGGGTGAGCCGCCTGAGCACCTGGGAGATCAAGGAACTGGACGCCCTGCCCGACGCCATCGCGACGATCGAAGCCGAACAGGCGGCGCTGTCGGCGCGGCTGGCGGACGGCTCGCTGTATCGCGACGCGCCCGACGAAGTCGAACGCATCAATCAGAAGCTGGCGGAGCTGGACCGCGCCCTGGAAGAGAAATTCAACCGCTGGGAGCAGTTGGAAGCGCGCCGCGCGCCCACGTCCTGAGCGACCTGGCGCGCCCACGGCGCGCGGCTACGCGCCGTCAGTCAGCGCGACTTCTCACACCTGCACGCGCCAGGCGAGCGATTCTCCGGCGGCCAGCGGCACCAGCGTGTCGGCGCCGTAAGGCACTGCGTCCGGGATGACGTATTCCTGCCGCTTGAGCGTCAACGTCGTCGTATTGCGCGGCAGACCATAGAAATCCGGGCCGTAATGGCTGGCGAATGCCTCCAGCTTGTCCAGGGCATCCGCCTGTTCGAAGGCCTTGGCGTACAGCGCCATGGCATGCAACGCGGTGTAGCACCCGGCGCAGCCGCAGGCGTGTTCCTTCAAGCCGCGGGCGTGCGGCGCGCTGTCCGTACCCAGGAAGAAACGCTTGCTGCCGCTGGTGGCGGCGGCGACCAGCGCCTGGCGATGCACTTCGCGCTTCAGGATCGGCAGGCAATACATATGCGGACGCATGCCGCCCTGGAACAGCGAGTTGCGGTTGTACAGCAGATGCTGCGGCGTGATCGTGGCCGCGACCGGGCCTTCGGCGTCCCGCACGTATTCCGCGCCGTCCTTGGTGGTGATGTGCTCGAAGACCACCTTCAAGGCGGGGTAGGCGGCGCGCAGCGGCAGCATGACGCGCTCGATGAACAAGGCTTCGCGATCGAACACATCGACCTGCGGATCCGTGACTTCGCCATGCACCAGCAAGGGCATGCCACATTTTTCCAGGGCGTCCAGCGCGGGGCGGCACTTGCCCAGCAAGTCCGTCACGCCCGCATCGGAGTTCGTCGTGGCGCCCGCCGGATAAAGCTTGACCGCGTACACGCTGCCGGACTCGCTCGCGCGGCGAATCTCGTCGGCGGAGGTGTTGTCGGTCAGGTAGAGCGTCATCAGCGGCGTGAACGAACCGGCGGATACGCCGGCGGCGGCCAGCGCGGCCTCGATACGCTCGCGATACGCCAGCGCCTGTTCCGTCGTCGTGACCGGCGGCTTCAGGTTCGGCATGATGATGGCGCGCGCGAACTGGCGCGCCGTATCGCCGACCACCGCGGCCAGGGCATCGCCATCGCGCAGATGCAGATGCCAGTCATCCGGACGCGTGATGACCATGGTATCGAAGGACTGTGTGGACATGAAATTCCCAGTGTGGATGTTGGCGCCCACAACCCGCGCCAGGAGGCGATATG
It encodes the following:
- the pyrC gene encoding dihydroorotase; the encoded protein is MSTQSFDTMVITRPDDWHLHLRDGDALAAVVGDTARQFARAIIMPNLKPPVTTTEQALAYRERIEAALAAAGVSAGSFTPLMTLYLTDNTSADEIRRASESGSVYAVKLYPAGATTNSDAGVTDLLGKCRPALDALEKCGMPLLVHGEVTDPQVDVFDREALFIERVMLPLRAAYPALKVVFEHITTKDGAEYVRDAEGPVAATITPQHLLYNRNSLFQGGMRPHMYCLPILKREVHRQALVAAATSGSKRFFLGTDSAPHARGLKEHACGCAGCYTALHAMALYAKAFEQADALDKLEAFASHYGPDFYGLPRNTTTLTLKRQEYVIPDAVPYGADTLVPLAAGESLAWRVQV